In Halalkalicoccus sp. CG83, a single genomic region encodes these proteins:
- a CDS encoding FaeA/PapI family transcriptional regulator, with protein MSQDNRKRNQEGQYVETITRERVLAALEDADEPIMATGDVADALNCSREAARLKLTELADEGEVERHNVRGAVVVWWRVDQPTTAEPLQDLIGMLDKDEADAFEKRTREVRDQFDREILGDDAPEREA; from the coding sequence ATGAGCCAGGATAATCGGAAACGGAACCAAGAGGGACAGTATGTCGAGACCATCACACGCGAGCGCGTCCTTGCCGCGCTCGAGGACGCCGACGAGCCGATTATGGCTACCGGCGACGTCGCCGACGCCCTCAACTGCAGCCGCGAGGCTGCCCGATTGAAGCTCACCGAGTTGGCTGACGAGGGGGAGGTCGAGCGCCACAACGTGCGTGGTGCCGTAGTCGTTTGGTGGCGTGTGGATCAGCCGACGACCGCCGAGCCCCTCCAAGATCTCATCGGGATGCTCGACAAGGACGAGGCCGACGCTTTCGAGAAGCGTACTCGGGAGGTGCGCGATCAGTTCGATCGCGAGATTCTCGGCGACGACGCTCCGGAGCGCGAGGCGTAG
- a CDS encoding SWIM zinc finger family protein encodes MCTNALSELQPDATTTKRAQYEAFEFDLEAPGLIQIRNGSYSDEADEHTHRVTVENGVPTSCTCKADEYGSGACKHRVAIAIPEPVLAAASASRPDGKRALADGGAVVDSKPQGESAETTHAPGCDSPECEGYTADGRPLLSWECWEVWTSA; translated from the coding sequence ATGTGTACAAACGCACTGTCGGAACTTCAACCCGACGCAACGACGACGAAACGAGCACAGTACGAAGCCTTCGAGTTCGACCTCGAGGCGCCCGGTCTTATCCAGATCCGAAACGGCAGCTACAGCGACGAGGCGGACGAGCACACCCACCGTGTGACCGTCGAGAACGGCGTTCCGACGAGCTGCACCTGCAAAGCCGACGAGTACGGATCGGGCGCCTGCAAGCATCGCGTCGCGATCGCGATTCCTGAACCCGTCCTCGCGGCCGCGTCGGCGAGCAGGCCGGATGGGAAGCGCGCTCTCGCGGACGGCGGGGCGGTTGTCGACTCGAAACCCCAGGGAGAGAGCGCCGAGACCACCCATGCGCCGGGGTGCGATAGCCCGGAGTGTGAAGGCTACACCGCCGACGGCCGCCCGCTTCTCTCCTGGGAGTGCTGGGAGGTGTGGACGAGCGCATGA